A genomic window from Selenomonadales bacterium includes:
- a CDS encoding gamma-glutamyltransferase, protein EIAERIDSFSREHGGYIGAADLASYYPEWVKPLRVNYRGYDVWELPPNGQGLVALLALNILAGYEFPERDNIEMYHRQIEAVKLAFADGLAHITDPRQMKVRPEDLLCPAYAAKRRSEISSGALTPTTGLDLRGGTVYLATADGDGNMVSYIQSNYMGFGARVVIPGTGISLQNRGHSFSLDPAHANVLLPGKRPFHTIIPGFLTKGGTAVGPFGIMGGHMQPQAHVQVLMNMLDFNLNPQAALDAPRWQWVSGRTVQVEPSFPQHIAEALLRRGHAVQRTVDSVSFGRGQIIWRDSANGVLCGGTEPRTDGHIALW, encoded by the coding sequence GAAATAGCTGAACGCATCGACAGCTTTTCGCGCGAGCACGGCGGATACATCGGCGCGGCAGACCTTGCGTCATACTACCCCGAATGGGTGAAGCCACTTAGGGTGAACTACCGCGGGTATGACGTCTGGGAACTGCCTCCCAATGGGCAGGGATTAGTCGCGTTGTTGGCTCTAAACATCCTCGCGGGGTACGAGTTCCCGGAGCGCGACAACATCGAAATGTACCACCGACAAATTGAGGCCGTCAAACTCGCCTTTGCCGACGGCCTCGCTCATATTACCGACCCACGCCAGATGAAGGTGAGGCCAGAGGATCTGCTCTGCCCTGCGTATGCGGCTAAGCGCCGCAGCGAGATTAGCAGCGGTGCCCTAACACCGACCACAGGACTAGATCTGCGGGGCGGCACGGTGTACCTCGCGACGGCCGATGGGGACGGCAATATGGTTTCTTACATACAGAGCAACTACATGGGGTTTGGGGCGCGCGTTGTTATCCCAGGTACAGGCATATCGCTACAAAACCGCGGCCACAGCTTTTCGCTTGACCCGGCCCACGCTAACGTTCTGCTGCCGGGCAAGCGCCCCTTCCACACCATAATCCCCGGCTTTCTTACCAAGGGCGGGACGGCGGTCGGTCCCTTTGGCATTATGGGTGGGCACATGCAGCCGCAGGCGCACGTGCAAGTCTTAATGAACATGCTTGACTTTAACTTGAACCCGCAGGCAGCCCTAGACGCTCCCCGCTGGCAGTGGGTAAGCGGCAGAACCGTACAGGTAGAGCCAAGCTTCCCGCAACACATCGCCGAAGCCTTACTGCGCCGCGGGCACGCCGTGCAGCGCACTGTCGATAGCGTTAGTTTCGGGCGAGGGCAGATTATCTGGCGCGACTCGGCTAACGGCGTACTTTGCGGCGGCACCGAACCGCGCACCGACGGCCATATTGCTCTTTGGTAA
- a CDS encoding AbrB/MazE/SpoVT family DNA-binding domain-containing protein translates to MAKKIVLRQMGGSIGATIPKEIAERFHLHKGDAVYVSETAEGILITPYEPRFDEAMAVYEKGARQYRNALRELAK, encoded by the coding sequence GTGGCCAAGAAGATCGTGCTTCGCCAAATGGGGGGGTCTATCGGGGCGACTATCCCGAAGGAAATAGCCGAGCGTTTTCATCTTCACAAGGGCGATGCGGTTTATGTGTCGGAAACTGCTGAGGGGATACTCATTACTCCTTACGAGCCACGCTTTGATGAGGCCATGGCTGTTTACGAGAAAGGCGCAAGGCAGTATCGCAATGCTCTAAGAGAGCTAGCGAAGTAG
- a CDS encoding type II toxin-antitoxin system death-on-curing family toxin, which produces MKEPRWLSKAVIEAVHHRQVREHGGHFGVRDSRLLESALSRPVNYWLHEPTADIFTLAAVLGHGLTGNHSFIDGNKRVGLMSMYVFLGLNGYDLNAPEAEAVDVMLQVAAGSMSERALAEWLRQHTVRLAG; this is translated from the coding sequence ATGAAAGAACCGCGATGGTTAAGCAAAGCGGTTATCGAGGCCGTCCATCACAGGCAAGTGAGAGAGCACGGGGGGCACTTTGGAGTGCGGGATTCCCGTCTGCTCGAATCTGCACTAAGTCGGCCTGTTAACTACTGGCTACACGAGCCGACGGCAGATATTTTCACGCTGGCGGCTGTATTAGGGCACGGTCTCACCGGAAATCATAGTTTTATCGACGGGAACAAACGAGTGGGCCTGATGTCCATGTACGTGTTCCTTGGCCTTAACGGCTATGACTTAAACGCGCCGGAAGCCGAGGCGGTCGACGTAATGCTGCAGGTCGCGGCAGGAAGTATGTCAGAGCGAGCATTGGCCGAGTGGCTACGGCAGCATACCGTTCGGCTGGCCGGCTAG
- a CDS encoding pyridoxal phosphate-dependent aminotransferase translates to MKKLAERALNITPSVTLSIDAKAKQMAAQGIKVVNFGVGEPDFDTPAHIARAGIAAIEAGQTRYTPSSGTEKLRQAICQKLSRENQLTYSPAQIVVSNGAKHSIYNALLALCDPGDEVIVPAPYWVSYPEMVKMAGGAPIILDTREDEDFKVRPEELRAAITPRTKALILNSPSNPTGMVYTASELKVIADLCVEHQIYVISDEIYEKLIYDGTKHVSIASFGADIKELTIVVNGMSKAYAMTGWRIGYTASNSGLAAAMGSLQSHATSNPNSIAQEASVEALVGSQAAVSVMLQEFERRRRRMVELLNGLPGVSCRMPQGAFYVMANIAGLLGASYDKEIILDDVRLAGVMLEKAYVAVVPGSGFGARNYIRLSYATSMENIETGLGRMRSFLQS, encoded by the coding sequence ATGAAAAAGCTCGCGGAACGCGCGCTAAACATTACTCCTTCCGTCACACTCAGTATAGACGCCAAAGCCAAGCAAATGGCGGCCCAAGGCATCAAAGTGGTTAACTTTGGTGTGGGCGAACCGGATTTTGACACCCCCGCCCATATTGCTAGAGCCGGTATCGCCGCGATAGAGGCCGGGCAGACGCGCTATACGCCGTCAAGCGGCACGGAGAAACTTCGCCAAGCTATTTGCCAGAAACTAAGCAGGGAAAACCAGCTTACTTACAGCCCGGCGCAGATCGTAGTGTCTAACGGCGCGAAACACAGCATCTATAACGCTCTGTTGGCTCTGTGCGACCCGGGCGACGAAGTCATTGTCCCCGCGCCCTACTGGGTAAGTTACCCTGAGATGGTCAAGATGGCCGGCGGCGCGCCCATAATCCTTGATACCCGCGAAGACGAAGACTTTAAAGTGCGCCCCGAGGAACTGCGTGCCGCCATCACGCCGCGCACTAAGGCGCTTATCCTTAACTCTCCGAGCAATCCGACTGGGATGGTCTATACGGCGAGCGAGCTAAAGGTCATTGCGGACCTCTGTGTAGAGCACCAAATCTATGTTATCTCCGATGAAATCTACGAGAAGCTTATTTACGACGGGACAAAACACGTGAGCATTGCTTCATTCGGTGCCGACATCAAAGAGCTGACCATTGTGGTAAACGGCATGTCTAAGGCTTACGCCATGACCGGCTGGCGTATTGGCTACACCGCTAGCAATTCGGGCCTAGCGGCGGCCATGGGCAGCCTGCAAAGCCATGCAACCTCTAACCCAAACTCTATCGCGCAGGAGGCCAGCGTAGAGGCGCTTGTCGGCTCGCAGGCGGCCGTTAGTGTCATGCTGCAGGAATTTGAGCGCCGCCGTCGCCGCATGGTCGAGCTTCTTAACGGACTACCCGGCGTATCCTGCCGCATGCCGCAGGGTGCGTTCTACGTGATGGCCAATATTGCCGGGCTGCTCGGGGCCTCATACGACAAGGAAATAATCCTCGACGACGTAAGGCTGGCAGGTGTCATGCTCGAAAAAGCATACGTGGCGGTAGTGCCGGGCTCCGGCTTTGGTGCGCGCAACTATATTCGCCTCTCTTACGCGACGTCAATGGAGAATATCGAAACCGGCCTAGGTCGCATGAGAAGTTTTCTGCAGTCATAG
- a CDS encoding GNAT family N-acetyltransferase: MTKEIRFADWSMREEITSLWQSCFAERREAVDLFFAYHFHPTDTLVLKVDGRIVAMVHMLPGEILTEAGRLQAHYIYAAATDKALRGQGLMGELMARSAAEGTARGDHYAFLLPADTGLYDFYAKHGFDKFFKTAFCEISRRELERAGCAPDRVAPTVDVTPRALKETRDSFVAVSPGSAVWSEQAIDFAVRVTKLYGGQLVTACSNGRVAYALCSPVHAGQCEVLEFGASPHDEAALCAAVLDSVPAEHFRFRLPAHRTLLGRTGQPVDFGMIKPLTPPAARSLQFVACSTPYLGLTLD; this comes from the coding sequence GTGACTAAAGAAATTCGCTTTGCCGACTGGTCGATGCGTGAGGAGATTACGTCCCTTTGGCAGAGCTGTTTTGCTGAGCGAAGGGAAGCCGTAGACCTCTTCTTTGCGTATCATTTTCATCCCACAGACACGCTAGTCCTTAAAGTAGACGGGCGCATAGTAGCTATGGTCCATATGCTACCGGGGGAAATCCTTACTGAGGCGGGCAGGCTACAAGCACACTACATTTATGCCGCCGCAACCGATAAAGCCTTGCGGGGGCAGGGTCTAATGGGGGAGCTAATGGCGCGGTCTGCCGCGGAAGGTACCGCGCGCGGCGACCACTACGCATTCTTGCTTCCGGCCGACACGGGGCTATATGATTTCTATGCCAAACATGGGTTTGACAAGTTCTTTAAGACGGCATTCTGTGAAATATCACGGCGGGAGCTCGAGAGAGCAGGTTGCGCGCCCGACAGAGTAGCCCCTACAGTAGATGTAACCCCCCGCGCGCTAAAAGAGACGCGCGACAGCTTCGTAGCAGTAAGCCCCGGGAGCGCGGTCTGGAGTGAGCAGGCGATTGATTTTGCCGTGCGGGTAACTAAGCTTTACGGTGGGCAATTGGTGACCGCGTGCTCTAATGGGCGTGTGGCATACGCCCTATGCTCGCCTGTGCATGCCGGGCAGTGCGAGGTGCTGGAGTTTGGCGCTTCTCCCCACGACGAAGCAGCCCTTTGTGCCGCCGTTTTGGACAGCGTGCCGGCAGAGCATTTCCGTTTTCGTCTGCCCGCCCACCGCACCTTGCTTGGACGCACCGGGCAGCCCGTTGACTTTGGCATGATTAAACCTCTGACTCCGCCCGCTGCGCGAAGCCTGCAGTTTGTGGCGTGTTCCACACCATACCTCGGTCTAACCCTCGACTAG
- the tadA gene encoding tRNA adenosine(34) deaminase TadA, whose translation MEHEFFMREAIREAQAAAALGETPVGAVVVRAGEIVGRGHNLRETIKDPTAHAEMIAIRQASETLGGWRLIGCTLYVTLEPCIMCAGAMVLARLPALVFGAFDPKAGAVGSVMNVLAEAKFNHQVAVTGGVLAPECGALLTSFFQELRLRSERR comes from the coding sequence ATGGAGCATGAGTTTTTCATGCGCGAAGCAATCCGCGAGGCCCAAGCAGCCGCAGCCTTAGGGGAAACACCTGTAGGCGCGGTAGTTGTGCGCGCAGGGGAGATAGTCGGGCGCGGGCATAATCTGCGGGAAACCATTAAGGATCCTACGGCCCACGCCGAGATGATAGCCATTCGCCAGGCCAGTGAAACGCTAGGCGGCTGGAGGCTCATTGGCTGCACCCTCTACGTAACGCTTGAGCCCTGTATTATGTGCGCTGGTGCCATGGTCTTAGCGCGTCTACCCGCCCTCGTTTTTGGGGCGTTCGATCCGAAAGCAGGCGCGGTTGGCTCGGTCATGAATGTCTTGGCAGAAGCAAAATTTAATCATCAAGTAGCAGTCACCGGCGGCGTGCTCGCCCCCGAATGTGGTGCGCTGCTTACGAGTTTCTTTCAGGAGTTGCGGTTGCGCTCGGAGCGCCGTTAG
- a CDS encoding DUF2156 domain-containing protein, translating to MLDFRPLTLADKSWISPILAESGYMGSEAAFGTLYIWQEAYEKKIARQDDMLFGCFGKNACTYFFPYAKDIRRALAALLEDCEAANKRFRMWGVTEEQARLMEAAFADTFHFRFLRANADYLYHAEDLIALAGRRYHRKRNHLTRFKRMYEFTYEDITPANIADCEKIEREWLLGTDNPTLGGLEKENFALKRSLDSFSALGFKGALIRIGDKPVAFTLGEEINPRVFVVHFEKALDGYEGLYAAINQMFAERQLYSYEYVNREEDMGIEGLRKAKLSYYPAQILEKAVVTLKGAVPGD from the coding sequence ATGTTAGACTTTAGACCCCTGACGCTCGCGGACAAGAGCTGGATATCACCGATTCTGGCTGAGAGCGGGTACATGGGGAGCGAAGCAGCCTTTGGCACCTTGTACATATGGCAAGAGGCCTACGAGAAGAAGATCGCACGGCAAGACGACATGCTGTTCGGATGTTTTGGCAAGAATGCCTGCACTTATTTTTTCCCTTATGCCAAAGACATAAGACGAGCATTAGCCGCCCTGCTCGAAGACTGCGAAGCGGCGAACAAGCGCTTTCGCATGTGGGGCGTGACGGAGGAACAGGCCAGGCTAATGGAGGCCGCCTTTGCGGACACGTTTCACTTTCGCTTTTTGCGGGCTAACGCCGACTATCTTTACCACGCCGAGGACTTAATTGCCCTCGCCGGCAGGCGCTACCACCGCAAGCGCAACCACCTCACGCGCTTTAAGCGCATGTACGAGTTCACCTATGAAGACATCACTCCCGCCAATATCGCAGACTGCGAGAAAATTGAGCGGGAGTGGTTGTTGGGTACGGACAATCCTACGCTTGGCGGCCTAGAAAAAGAGAACTTTGCCCTCAAGCGCTCTTTAGACAGCTTTTCTGCCTTAGGCTTTAAGGGCGCACTAATCAGGATTGGCGATAAGCCGGTAGCTTTTACGCTCGGTGAAGAGATTAACCCGCGCGTGTTTGTCGTGCACTTTGAGAAAGCGCTTGATGGCTACGAAGGCCTTTATGCGGCCATCAACCAGATGTTTGCGGAGCGACAGCTCTATAGCTACGAGTACGTCAACCGCGAAGAAGACATGGGGATAGAGGGGCTGCGCAAGGCTAAGCTGTCGTACTACCCAGCGCAAATTTTAGAAAAGGCCGTCGTCACGCTCAAAGGGGCGGTGCCGGGTGACTAA
- the serS gene encoding serine--tRNA ligase: MLDAKFIRNNMAKVAAGVAAKGETAALAEFQALDEARRQKITEVEQLKAYRNSVTQEIARRRQNGEETSALQEEMKAAGQKVKDIDAEVSATEADLEALLLRIPNLPDSDVPIGKDDTENVEIRRVGEPRRFSNPPKAHWDIGIDLDILDFERASKIAGSRFALYRGLGARLERALINFMLDLHTREHGYTEVFPPLLVNYACMQGTGQFPKFVDDAFKLAEKDLYLNPTAEVPVTNMHRDEILDGALLPLYYTAYCPSFRAEAGAAGRDTRGLIRMHQFNKVELVKFVAPETSEDELHTLLRDACRVLDLLEIPYRIVQMCTGDLGFAAAKKYDIELWLPSYNRYMEISSCSNFRDFQARRANIKYRPSAGSKAEYVHTLNGSGLAVDRLVAAVLENYQNEDGSVTVPAVLKPYMQIERLAKQQESAN; this comes from the coding sequence ATGTTAGACGCAAAATTTATCCGCAACAATATGGCCAAAGTAGCAGCAGGTGTAGCGGCCAAAGGGGAGACTGCCGCGTTAGCGGAGTTTCAGGCCCTAGATGAAGCTCGTCGTCAAAAGATCACCGAGGTAGAGCAGCTTAAAGCCTATCGCAACAGCGTGACGCAGGAAATTGCCCGCCGCAGGCAGAACGGCGAAGAAACGTCGGCCTTACAGGAAGAGATGAAGGCGGCGGGGCAAAAGGTGAAGGACATCGACGCCGAGGTGAGCGCAACCGAGGCCGACTTAGAGGCCCTGCTGCTTCGCATTCCAAACTTGCCGGACAGCGATGTCCCTATCGGCAAAGACGATACGGAAAACGTCGAGATAAGGCGTGTCGGGGAGCCGCGGCGGTTTAGCAATCCTCCGAAGGCCCACTGGGACATCGGCATCGACCTCGACATTCTCGACTTCGAACGGGCGAGCAAAATCGCCGGCAGCCGCTTTGCCCTCTACCGCGGATTAGGAGCTAGGCTTGAGCGTGCCCTGATAAACTTCATGCTCGACTTGCATACGCGGGAACACGGCTATACCGAGGTGTTTCCACCTCTCTTGGTTAACTATGCCTGCATGCAGGGTACAGGTCAGTTCCCAAAATTCGTGGACGATGCCTTTAAGCTCGCCGAAAAAGACTTGTACTTAAACCCTACTGCCGAAGTCCCAGTTACAAACATGCACCGCGACGAAATTCTTGACGGCGCGTTGTTGCCGCTTTATTACACCGCTTACTGCCCGTCGTTCCGCGCGGAGGCAGGTGCCGCGGGCCGCGACACGCGGGGGCTTATCCGCATGCACCAGTTTAACAAAGTAGAACTCGTCAAATTTGTCGCGCCCGAGACGTCGGAGGACGAACTTCATACTCTGTTGCGCGACGCCTGCCGTGTGCTTGACTTGCTTGAGATTCCCTACCGCATTGTGCAGATGTGTACGGGCGATCTTGGTTTCGCTGCCGCCAAAAAATACGACATTGAACTGTGGCTACCAAGCTACAACCGGTATATGGAGATTTCGTCGTGCTCAAACTTCCGCGATTTTCAGGCGCGCCGGGCTAACATCAAGTACAGGCCGTCAGCCGGCAGCAAAGCGGAATACGTGCATACACTGAACGGTTCCGGACTCGCCGTAGATCGCCTTGTCGCAGCTGTGTTAGAAAACTATCAAAACGAAGACGGTTCTGTGACGGTGCCGGCGGTTCTTAAGCCATATATGCAAATTGAGCGCTTGGCAAAACAGCAAGAAAGTGCAAATTGA